A single genomic interval of Deltaproteobacteria bacterium harbors:
- a CDS encoding alcohol dehydrogenase catalytic domain-containing protein, protein MRRVRALKAYGPGDFRLETFDQAGPGPEEALLRVVGAGICAADRRVYEGTAPWPLRYPFVPGHEITGIIEEIGEEFGSRGLSPGDAAVVEPIVSCNRCRFCRDGRYHLCSNPRFFGFHIAGGFSDYLVLPRGARIHRLPRNEDPLPAVLAEPLACALHCLDKARVDSKEAVVVAGVGSISRMMLTLLAARRPRLLIALSRHQEGLALARKLGVDSALDAGSRDIVERILESTGGFGPDVFIEASGDPEYLTLGLRSLCKGGRLVLFGVYTRSVDLDANLVADFKELTIQGVHLGPNAFPSAIRLIYDRVVDFHREVVCTYPLSRAVEAFSARDRVGTPGKIVITPQDEP, encoded by the coding sequence GTGAGAAGAGTACGTGCTCTCAAGGCTTACGGTCCAGGGGATTTTCGGCTGGAAACCTTTGATCAGGCCGGCCCAGGACCGGAGGAGGCCTTGCTTCGGGTGGTCGGAGCGGGAATCTGCGCCGCCGATCGTAGGGTCTACGAGGGGACAGCACCCTGGCCTCTCAGGTATCCCTTTGTCCCCGGACATGAGATCACAGGAATCATAGAGGAAATCGGAGAGGAATTCGGCTCACGGGGCCTGTCGCCGGGCGATGCAGCGGTGGTGGAGCCGATTGTGTCCTGCAACCGCTGCAGGTTCTGCCGGGACGGCCGCTACCACCTCTGTTCGAACCCTCGGTTCTTCGGGTTCCACATCGCCGGTGGCTTCAGTGATTACCTTGTTCTCCCTCGAGGCGCGCGGATCCACCGGCTGCCTCGAAACGAAGACCCTCTACCTGCTGTCCTGGCAGAACCGCTGGCCTGCGCATTACACTGCCTGGACAAGGCACGGGTCGACTCGAAGGAGGCGGTGGTCGTCGCAGGAGTGGGGAGTATCTCCCGAATGATGTTGACCCTTCTCGCCGCACGGCGGCCCAGACTCCTCATCGCCCTTTCCAGGCACCAAGAGGGGCTCGCCCTGGCGCGGAAACTCGGGGTGGATTCGGCTCTCGACGCCGGTTCGAGGGATATTGTGGAGCGCATCCTGGAGTCGACCGGGGGATTCGGCCCCGATGTCTTCATCGAGGCCTCCGGTGATCCCGAATACCTGACCCTGGGACTCAGGTCTCTCTGCAAAGGAGGGCGGCTCGTCCTTTTCGGGGTCTACACGCGATCCGTGGATCTGGATGCAAACCTGGTGGCCGACTTCAAAGAGCTGACGATCCAGGGGGTACACCTCGGCCCTAACGCCTTCCCCTCTGCAATACGGCTCATCTACGACAGAGTGGTCGATTTCCACCGAGAGGTGGTATGTACGTATCCGCTCAGTCGGGCAGTGGAGGCCTTTTCCGCCAGGGACAGGGTCGGAACCCCGGGGAAAATCGTAATCACTCCCCAGGACGAACCATAG
- a CDS encoding FGGY-family carbohydrate kinase, translating to MGVMVLDIGTSAVRATVFDAAGNPTGHARRAIESACVESEVPGGRQFIPHRLWRAISSTARAALKEAGTSGRGDSLCALGATAQRFAWFFLDGRGDTLYAGPFSDLRSSREAKELSLKKGPELLKETGQWPSPIRALPRLMWFQRHRPEILDKTRSVLSLADWVNFLLTGEKAMEIGALSEGLLWSLREARPLDDLLAGLGLPSNLIPPAVSAGTVLGSLTPKAARTLGLPGGLPVVVAGGDSPCALLAAGGTKPGRTAVVAGTSAPVMKLIGRLEIDSDFHVTTTPHLIPETWILEGNTQRAGRTLSWYVETFLSPSGRKRRSQVYDRLEHEALKVEPGSRGLRAYLGPVVGHLDRFQGPVKSTLMGIDTMDNSRFTLYALGRAVLENIAMAIRGNLLNLERVGGGGDCPIGLTGGLTRSGLFNLILASVLNRPVRKTPFVEGSTRGVLVLCHYGLGRYSSIEEAGRNLIPSPEEILPDPDWARRYAEVFEEWTGNYRILAGLPDSWPGDTVTTQKERRMI from the coding sequence ATGGGAGTAATGGTCTTGGACATAGGGACCTCTGCTGTCCGGGCCACGGTCTTCGATGCGGCGGGTAATCCCACCGGCCATGCCAGGCGGGCCATCGAGTCCGCCTGTGTCGAGAGCGAGGTACCCGGAGGTCGACAGTTCATTCCCCATCGGCTGTGGCGGGCTATCTCGTCAACGGCAAGGGCAGCCCTGAAGGAGGCAGGGACCTCAGGGAGAGGGGACTCCCTGTGCGCCCTGGGTGCTACCGCTCAACGTTTCGCCTGGTTCTTCCTGGACGGCCGGGGGGATACCCTCTATGCAGGTCCCTTCTCGGACCTCCGGTCGAGCCGGGAAGCGAAGGAGCTCTCCCTGAAAAAGGGTCCCGAGCTCTTGAAAGAGACAGGGCAATGGCCCTCGCCGATCCGCGCCCTCCCTCGTCTCATGTGGTTCCAGCGGCATAGGCCGGAGATCCTGGACAAGACGCGCTCGGTATTGAGCCTGGCCGATTGGGTCAATTTCCTCCTCACGGGCGAGAAGGCCATGGAGATCGGGGCACTTTCCGAGGGACTGTTGTGGAGCCTGAGAGAGGCTCGCCCTCTCGATGATCTTCTGGCCGGGCTGGGGCTACCTTCAAATCTCATTCCGCCGGCTGTCTCAGCCGGGACCGTTCTCGGCTCCCTGACCCCGAAAGCCGCCCGGACCTTGGGTCTGCCAGGGGGTCTGCCCGTGGTCGTAGCAGGGGGCGACTCTCCGTGTGCTCTCCTGGCTGCAGGCGGAACCAAACCCGGAAGGACCGCTGTCGTCGCAGGGACCAGTGCGCCGGTCATGAAGCTGATCGGGCGCCTTGAAATCGATTCCGATTTCCATGTCACCACTACCCCCCATCTCATCCCTGAGACCTGGATCCTCGAGGGTAATACTCAGAGGGCGGGGAGGACCCTGAGTTGGTATGTGGAGACCTTCCTCTCTCCTTCCGGCCGGAAAAGACGCTCCCAGGTATACGATCGGCTTGAACACGAGGCTCTGAAGGTCGAACCCGGCTCGAGGGGCCTTAGAGCCTATCTCGGTCCCGTGGTGGGCCACCTCGATCGCTTCCAGGGGCCCGTGAAATCCACCTTGATGGGCATCGACACCATGGACAATTCCCGTTTCACCCTCTATGCCCTGGGCCGCGCGGTCCTGGAGAATATAGCCATGGCCATTCGGGGAAACCTCCTCAATCTGGAGCGCGTGGGAGGTGGAGGGGACTGCCCCATCGGCCTGACCGGCGGGCTGACCCGGAGCGGCTTGTTCAACCTGATCCTCGCCTCTGTGTTGAACCGGCCTGTCCGGAAGACCCCCTTCGTCGAAGGGAGTACCCGTGGAGTCCTTGTTCTCTGTCATTACGGCCTGGGCAGATACTCGAGCATTGAGGAAGCAGGGAGAAACCTGATCCCCTCTCCTGAGGAGATCCTACCCGATCCCGATTGGGCTCGAAGGTATGCCGAAGTATTTGAAGAATGGACCGGAAACTACCGCATCCTGGCCGGTTTGCCGGACTCCTGGCCGGGGGATACGGTAACAACCCAAAAGGAAAGGAGAATGATATGA
- a CDS encoding ABC transporter substrate-binding protein: protein MKGVNRREFMKLSAGGLGFLALDGLGFGKASAATDQVLNAHIPSALNSIDPAHEISTGDEGRVSILLNNALMRYAAGERFKLIPDLATGYEVSEGGRVYTFHLRENVKWHKGYGTFSARDVKYSVERILDPATKSRNARIFGLVGRVEAVDPMTVRFHLKTPSAIFPHKVATFRAGFLLSEAAGKELGTDVGKKIVGTGPFWLEKAVLDQELILRRNEEFFGERPRLEKIVFKIIREPSTANLAFERRRLDLIDVNDRESIERYQHNPDYRFLVGTASTGLFLITFNSKRPPFDNKTVRKAFQYAIDKKPIVQAVYGPRGRVIDTVVPPGVEGWTDDVPKYPYDPDKAAEMLAKAGFPKGLTCTLTVPTSYQREAVLLQSQLKRAGITLKLDMIDRPTWFRSLGGTGHELLWNAHFRAPVADAFLFVSYHSANMAPRGINCAMYDGVDDLIDRARVTFDEEERAKIYATAIRRIADDSPAIPIVQELNTFVAQKYVKNIDTFRVPENAPVLERAYIEK, encoded by the coding sequence ATGAAAGGTGTGAACAGGCGGGAGTTTATGAAGTTGTCTGCCGGCGGCTTGGGCTTTCTGGCCCTGGACGGGCTGGGCTTTGGGAAGGCCTCGGCTGCGACAGACCAGGTCCTCAATGCCCATATCCCATCGGCCCTGAACAGCATCGATCCGGCTCACGAGATCTCAACAGGCGACGAGGGACGGGTGAGCATCCTGCTGAACAATGCTCTGATGCGTTACGCTGCCGGCGAGAGGTTCAAACTCATCCCCGATCTCGCCACCGGGTACGAGGTCTCGGAGGGCGGCAGGGTCTACACCTTCCATCTACGGGAAAACGTCAAGTGGCACAAGGGATACGGGACCTTCTCTGCCAGGGATGTCAAATACTCGGTCGAGCGGATCCTGGATCCAGCCACAAAATCGAGGAACGCGAGGATCTTCGGGCTCGTCGGGAGGGTTGAAGCAGTCGACCCCATGACCGTCCGGTTCCACCTGAAAACCCCTTCGGCCATCTTCCCACACAAGGTGGCCACCTTTCGCGCTGGATTTCTGCTCAGCGAGGCGGCTGGAAAGGAGTTGGGGACCGATGTGGGCAAGAAGATTGTCGGCACCGGGCCCTTCTGGCTCGAAAAGGCGGTTCTGGATCAGGAACTGATTCTCCGCCGCAACGAAGAGTTCTTCGGCGAGCGGCCGAGGCTCGAGAAGATCGTCTTCAAGATCATCCGCGAACCCAGCACAGCCAATCTTGCCTTTGAACGCCGCCGGCTCGACCTGATCGATGTCAACGACCGGGAATCCATCGAACGTTACCAGCATAACCCGGACTACCGCTTTCTGGTGGGAACGGCCAGCACAGGGCTCTTCCTTATTACCTTCAACTCGAAGAGGCCGCCCTTTGATAACAAGACCGTACGAAAGGCGTTCCAGTACGCCATCGACAAGAAACCCATCGTCCAGGCCGTTTACGGCCCAAGGGGCAGGGTGATCGATACGGTCGTACCCCCTGGTGTCGAGGGCTGGACCGACGATGTTCCCAAGTATCCCTATGACCCGGACAAGGCGGCCGAAATGCTGGCCAAGGCGGGGTTTCCAAAGGGACTCACCTGTACACTCACCGTACCTACCAGCTACCAGCGTGAGGCTGTTCTGCTCCAGAGCCAGCTGAAGAGGGCCGGTATCACCCTCAAGCTCGACATGATAGACCGACCCACCTGGTTCAGATCACTCGGCGGGACGGGTCATGAGCTCTTGTGGAACGCTCACTTCAGGGCACCGGTGGCCGATGCTTTCCTCTTTGTGAGCTACCACTCGGCCAACATGGCCCCAAGGGGAATCAACTGTGCCATGTATGATGGTGTGGACGACCTGATCGACAGGGCACGCGTCACCTTCGATGAGGAGGAACGGGCAAAGATCTATGCCACGGCCATCAGGCGTATCGCCGACGACTCTCCTGCCATCCCTATCGTGCAGGAGCTCAATACCTTTGTTGCCCAGAAATATGTGAAGAACATAGACACCTTCCGGGTACCCGAGAATGCGCCGGTACTCGAGCGTGCCTACATAGAGAAATAG
- the ilvC gene encoding ketol-acid reductoisomerase: MADSPTPQDRFYFDRDADLTHLRGRTVSIIGYGNQGRSQALNLRDSGIEVVVGSQRDTSFDRARDDGFEPLSVPEAVRAGQIVVLLVPDEVMPSLYGESVAPHLSPGEMLVFASGYNVYFGFISPPAHLDVVLLAPRMIGKGVRDRFLDGRGFPSLVGVHQDATGRAWSLLLALAKGIGSTRAGALKSSFEEETILDLFSEHALAGVRLWSIRTAFDVLREYGIGPSAILLELYASGEAQAVTQAAADLGLWDQLLLHSRTSQYGQLTRGQAAATEETRRHFRSIVDQIRDGRFAREWTQEQEAGFPVMRRLMEMAFNHESVKAEKRLFEMMRKKQG, from the coding sequence ATGGCTGATTCCCCCACCCCCCAGGACCGGTTCTACTTTGACCGCGACGCCGATCTGACCCATCTGCGCGGCCGAACCGTGAGTATCATCGGATATGGAAACCAGGGGCGAAGCCAGGCCCTCAACCTGAGAGACAGCGGCATAGAGGTGGTGGTGGGAAGCCAACGGGACACCTCCTTCGACCGGGCCAGAGACGACGGATTCGAGCCTCTCTCGGTCCCCGAGGCGGTTCGGGCCGGCCAGATCGTCGTGCTTCTCGTACCCGACGAGGTGATGCCCTCCCTCTATGGCGAATCCGTGGCTCCCCACCTGAGCCCCGGAGAGATGCTCGTCTTTGCCAGTGGGTACAACGTCTATTTCGGTTTCATCAGCCCCCCCGCTCATCTGGATGTCGTGCTTCTCGCCCCGAGGATGATCGGAAAAGGGGTGCGAGACCGGTTCCTGGACGGGAGGGGTTTCCCCAGCCTGGTGGGTGTCCACCAGGACGCCACCGGAAGGGCATGGTCCCTGCTTTTGGCCCTGGCCAAGGGAATCGGCTCCACGCGGGCAGGGGCCTTGAAGTCGAGCTTCGAGGAGGAGACGATCCTCGATCTCTTCAGCGAACACGCTCTCGCAGGGGTGCGCCTCTGGTCGATTCGGACGGCCTTCGACGTGCTGCGAGAGTACGGCATCGGCCCCTCGGCCATACTGCTGGAGCTCTATGCCTCCGGGGAGGCACAGGCAGTGACACAGGCGGCCGCGGATCTCGGCCTCTGGGACCAGCTCCTGCTCCACTCCCGTACAAGCCAGTACGGCCAACTGACCAGAGGCCAGGCCGCAGCCACGGAGGAGACGCGCCGGCACTTCCGATCGATTGTGGACCAGATCAGGGACGGGCGCTTTGCCCGCGAATGGACCCAGGAGCAGGAAGCGGGATTCCCCGTGATGCGGAGGCTCATGGAAATGGCCTTCAACCACGAGAGCGTGAAGGCGGAAAAACGCCTTTTCGAGATGATGCGCAAGAAGCAGGGGTAG
- a CDS encoding ABC transporter permease: MVSFFVRRILHAIPALIGAVTLLFLLLRLIPGDPAQAMLGTQATAEDLARLRHQLGLDRPLIVQYGIYLADFARGDWGVSLATQTPVLHRVREALPHTLSLCGAAVLVMILISVPAGVLCAVKRDSWVDYSISVAVFLFMSMPQFWLGLLMLLFFSYYFGLFPIYGIGQAGNIFDQLHHLVLPALSLGISFLGLSTRLTRSSMLEVLGQDYIRTARAKGLKEGRVIFKHALRNAMLSVVTVIGLATGQLLGGAVIIEVIFARPGLGTLIWDAILQRDYPQVQASVAVFAFFFIMVNLFTDLVYALLNPKIKLS; encoded by the coding sequence GTGGTCTCCTTCTTTGTCCGGCGGATCCTCCATGCCATACCCGCCCTCATAGGGGCGGTGACGCTTCTCTTTCTCCTCCTCAGGCTGATCCCCGGGGATCCGGCCCAGGCCATGCTGGGCACTCAGGCCACGGCCGAGGATCTTGCCAGGTTGCGGCACCAGCTCGGCCTCGACCGGCCCCTGATCGTCCAGTACGGTATCTATCTCGCCGATTTCGCCAGGGGCGACTGGGGCGTATCCCTGGCCACTCAGACCCCCGTGCTCCACCGGGTCAGGGAGGCTCTTCCCCATACCCTCAGTCTATGTGGTGCGGCGGTTCTGGTCATGATCCTCATCAGCGTGCCTGCAGGTGTTCTCTGTGCGGTCAAGCGGGACAGTTGGGTCGACTATTCGATCTCGGTGGCGGTCTTCCTCTTCATGTCCATGCCCCAATTCTGGTTGGGACTCCTGATGCTTCTCTTCTTCTCATACTACTTCGGCCTCTTCCCCATCTACGGCATTGGACAGGCCGGAAACATATTCGATCAACTCCATCACCTGGTACTGCCGGCCCTCTCTCTGGGAATCAGCTTCCTGGGGCTTTCCACGCGCCTGACCCGTTCGAGCATGCTCGAGGTGCTGGGCCAGGACTATATCCGCACCGCCCGGGCCAAGGGACTGAAGGAAGGAAGGGTCATCTTCAAACACGCCCTTCGCAATGCCATGCTCTCGGTGGTTACGGTGATCGGCCTGGCTACGGGCCAACTTCTCGGCGGAGCCGTCATCATCGAGGTCATCTTTGCCAGGCCGGGCCTGGGAACCCTCATCTGGGACGCCATCCTCCAGAGGGATTATCCCCAGGTTCAGGCATCTGTGGCCGTCTTCGCCTTCTTCTTTATCATGGTCAACCTCTTTACAGATCTGGTCTATGCCCTGCTGAACCCCAAGATAAAGCTATCATGA
- a CDS encoding ABC transporter permease, with protein MKDFVRDFRRNPKATGGLIIVGLVFLMALLAPAISPYDPLAVDPVNSYNPPSWNHPFGTDFYGRDILSRIIWGARPSLIIGLASVGLGCLVGTLVGFVAGYFGRWVDGLLMRLMDILLSFPIIVLALAIVAALGRSLPNLIVTISILFIPRYSRILRGEAMNIKEQDFVEAARASGATDMAILRRHILPNALAQIIVTSTVFMASAILIESGLSFLGVGVVPPNPSWGNMLADGRTNILGAPWLTTFPGLMLMVTLTGFNLLGDALRDILDPRVRQTYSG; from the coding sequence ATGAAGGATTTTGTACGAGACTTCCGGCGCAATCCAAAGGCCACGGGCGGCCTCATCATCGTAGGGTTGGTATTTCTCATGGCTCTCCTCGCACCAGCCATCTCCCCGTACGATCCTCTCGCAGTCGATCCTGTCAACAGCTACAATCCTCCTTCCTGGAATCATCCCTTTGGAACCGATTTCTACGGCCGTGATATACTCTCCCGCATCATCTGGGGAGCCCGACCTTCACTGATCATCGGCCTGGCAAGTGTCGGCTTGGGTTGCCTGGTGGGAACACTGGTGGGATTTGTAGCCGGATACTTCGGCCGCTGGGTGGATGGACTGCTCATGCGATTGATGGACATACTCCTGAGTTTTCCCATCATCGTACTCGCCCTGGCTATCGTGGCCGCCCTGGGACGGAGCCTGCCGAATCTCATCGTAACCATCAGCATCCTCTTTATTCCCAGGTACTCGAGAATCCTTCGCGGAGAGGCTATGAACATCAAGGAACAGGACTTCGTGGAAGCCGCTCGAGCCTCAGGGGCCACGGACATGGCCATCCTGAGACGTCATATCCTGCCCAACGCCCTGGCCCAGATCATCGTCACATCCACCGTCTTTATGGCCTCGGCAATCCTGATCGAATCGGGCCTCTCCTTTCTCGGAGTGGGGGTTGTTCCTCCCAACCCGTCCTGGGGGAACATGCTGGCCGACGGCAGGACGAATATCCTTGGGGCACCCTGGTTGACTACCTTTCCCGGGCTGATGCTCATGGTGACCCTGACGGGTTTCAACCTTCTCGGTGACGCCCTCCGGGACATCTTGGACCCCCGAGTCCGCCAGACCTATTCCGGGTGA
- a CDS encoding ABC transporter ATP-binding protein has product MDPILEVLDLTTYFYTPLGVARAVDGISYSLQGGESLGIVGESGSGKSVSALSLLRLVESPPGRIVRGRVLFRGEDLLQSPRERIRQIRGRHVSMIFQEPMTSLNPCYTVGDQIGEVLRIHTQISRHEARQRTVELLDQVHIPDPNRAVKQYPHELSGGMRQRVMIAMALACKPDILIADEPTTALDVTIQAQILALLARLKEDLGMATIFITHDLGIIAQYVSRVLVMYAGRIVESAATTDLFLNPRHPYTLGLLHSLPRLGARSKGERKRLAEIPGVVPSLYNLPPGCRFANRCERSADRCRREEPALVAVAEGHEVACWLAEDHPYAD; this is encoded by the coding sequence ATGGACCCCATTCTCGAAGTGCTGGACCTCACCACATATTTCTACACTCCCCTCGGCGTTGCCAGGGCCGTAGACGGCATCTCGTACAGCCTTCAAGGAGGGGAGAGCCTGGGTATTGTGGGAGAATCCGGATCGGGCAAGAGCGTGTCGGCCCTCTCCCTCCTGCGGCTGGTCGAGTCACCTCCCGGCAGAATCGTGCGCGGTCGGGTCCTTTTCCGGGGTGAGGACCTTCTCCAGTCACCCAGGGAGAGGATCCGGCAGATACGAGGCCGTCATGTCTCCATGATCTTCCAGGAGCCCATGACATCCCTCAATCCGTGTTATACGGTGGGAGACCAGATAGGCGAGGTCCTGAGAATTCACACGCAGATCTCCCGCCACGAGGCCCGCCAGCGGACCGTGGAACTGCTCGACCAGGTCCATATCCCGGACCCTAACAGAGCCGTCAAGCAATACCCCCACGAGCTGAGCGGCGGCATGCGCCAGCGTGTAATGATCGCAATGGCCCTGGCTTGCAAGCCCGATATCCTGATTGCAGATGAGCCTACCACGGCCCTCGATGTAACCATCCAGGCCCAGATACTCGCCCTTCTGGCCCGGCTCAAGGAAGACCTCGGCATGGCCACGATCTTCATCACCCACGATCTGGGCATAATAGCCCAGTACGTCTCCAGGGTCCTTGTCATGTATGCGGGTCGCATCGTCGAATCGGCCGCCACGACGGATCTCTTCCTCAATCCCCGGCATCCCTATACCCTGGGGCTTCTCCATTCCCTGCCCAGGCTGGGGGCACGATCCAAAGGAGAGCGTAAGCGCCTGGCAGAAATACCCGGAGTGGTACCGAGCCTCTACAACCTCCCTCCGGGCTGTCGATTCGCCAACCGATGTGAGAGATCCGCCGACCGATGCCGGAGAGAAGAGCCCGCCCTAGTCGCGGTAGCGGAGGGCCACGAGGTGGCCTGCTGGCTGGCGGAGGACCACCCATATGCAGACTGA
- a CDS encoding ATP-binding cassette domain-containing protein gives MQTETTSLLDVRGLSKAFPLRRSSLFGPRQYLKALTGVDLWVMPQETLGLVGESGCGKSTLARCILRLIEPTSGTIRFEGQDITHLQGSRLRMLRRNMQIIFQDPYSSLDPRMKVAQIVAEPLDYFPELAPKSRKDRVLYLLEKVGLNPGHGDQYPHQFSGGQRQRIGIARALALNPKLIIADEPVSALDVSVRAQVLNLMEDLKGEFGLTYILIAHDLAVVEHMCDRVAVMYLGRIVETARVDDLYGHPLHPYTRTLLAAIPNPDPLSPKPQCTVTGEVPSPLNPPGGCPFHPRCRERMDRCLTEVPQLRQVGDHHLVACHL, from the coding sequence ATGCAGACTGAGACCACCTCTCTCCTCGATGTCCGCGGCCTGTCCAAGGCCTTTCCTCTCCGCCGGAGTTCGCTCTTTGGACCTCGCCAGTATCTCAAGGCGCTCACAGGGGTCGACCTCTGGGTCATGCCCCAGGAGACCCTCGGACTGGTCGGGGAGAGCGGCTGCGGAAAGTCCACGCTGGCCCGCTGCATTCTCCGCCTCATAGAACCGACGAGTGGAACCATCCGGTTCGAGGGCCAGGACATTACGCACCTGCAGGGCAGCAGGCTCCGGATGCTCCGGAGAAACATGCAGATCATCTTCCAGGATCCGTACTCTTCCCTCGATCCACGTATGAAGGTCGCCCAGATCGTCGCCGAACCTCTGGATTATTTCCCCGAGCTCGCCCCGAAGAGTCGAAAAGACCGGGTCCTCTACCTGTTGGAGAAAGTCGGCCTCAACCCCGGCCACGGGGACCAATACCCACACCAGTTCTCCGGTGGACAGCGCCAGCGTATCGGCATCGCCCGGGCCCTGGCCCTGAATCCAAAGCTCATCATCGCCGATGAGCCGGTCAGCGCCCTGGACGTCTCGGTAAGAGCCCAGGTTCTCAATCTCATGGAAGATCTCAAAGGGGAGTTCGGGCTGACCTATATCCTCATAGCCCATGACCTGGCCGTGGTGGAGCATATGTGCGACCGGGTTGCGGTGATGTACCTAGGGCGTATCGTGGAGACCGCTCGGGTGGACGACCTGTACGGCCACCCCCTCCATCCCTACACCCGCACACTGCTGGCTGCGATCCCCAATCCGGATCCCCTGTCACCGAAGCCGCAATGTACGGTCACCGGCGAGGTACCCAGCCCCTTGAACCCGCCCGGGGGCTGTCCCTTTCATCCCAGATGCCGGGAGAGGATGGACCGGTGCCTTACCGAGGTGCCTCAACTCCGCCAGGTCGGCGACCATCATCTGGTTGCCTGCCATCTCTGA
- a CDS encoding UbiD family decarboxylase, with the protein MPFKDHREFMRALKKTGDLVEIDREVDWDCEVGAIGRRNYEKGGPCLHFTNIKDYPGGYTILNGSTGTWRRVAICLGLEPQTPVRDIYRHYEERLKVPIEPVTVGREAAPCKENVQMGDEVDLYTFPAPMIHDGDGGRYIGTWDLVVTSTPDGTWQNWGMYRFMIHNRRWLAGWPQTTSQLAMKLRQYYMPRNQAMPVAVVIGADPNSHLAATAPFRPGESEALYAGGLNGAPIELVRCETSDLLVPANAEIVIEGEVPLDQTAPDGPFGEYPGYRSGTMAEGLALRVKAITYRNDPILTMIALGVPIDDSSIAASLTAGVAMKRGLLRRKIPITDVYVPPDGVTHLIVVGVRERGAETARRILEYFTARRVMVSKIIVVEEDVDPFNMGQVLHAFASKCHPGRGIHVEHYEGRANSLSPFYGPAERAVLKGASVAFDCTWPADWDPEIIPVRASFQDMYPQEIKDRVIKNWNDYGLKESREASDAKTGPYLERSQP; encoded by the coding sequence ATGCCCTTCAAGGATCATCGCGAGTTCATGAGAGCTTTGAAGAAGACAGGCGATCTTGTGGAGATAGACCGGGAGGTAGACTGGGATTGCGAGGTGGGAGCGATCGGCCGCCGCAACTACGAAAAGGGCGGCCCGTGTCTCCATTTCACGAATATCAAGGATTATCCAGGAGGCTATACCATCCTCAACGGATCCACGGGGACCTGGCGCCGCGTGGCGATCTGCCTGGGCTTGGAACCTCAGACCCCGGTGAGGGATATCTACCGCCACTACGAGGAGAGGTTGAAGGTTCCCATCGAGCCCGTCACTGTGGGGAGAGAGGCTGCGCCCTGCAAGGAGAACGTCCAGATGGGGGACGAGGTCGATCTCTATACCTTCCCCGCCCCGATGATCCATGACGGTGACGGGGGGCGTTACATCGGAACCTGGGATCTTGTAGTGACCTCCACCCCTGATGGGACCTGGCAGAACTGGGGGATGTACCGGTTCATGATTCACAACAGGCGCTGGCTTGCAGGCTGGCCGCAGACGACGAGCCAGTTGGCCATGAAACTCAGGCAGTACTATATGCCCCGAAACCAGGCCATGCCCGTTGCGGTTGTAATCGGAGCCGATCCCAACAGTCACCTGGCGGCCACGGCTCCATTCAGACCCGGGGAGAGCGAAGCCCTCTATGCAGGGGGGCTGAACGGGGCTCCCATCGAGTTGGTGAGATGTGAAACCTCTGATCTTCTCGTACCGGCCAATGCCGAGATCGTGATCGAGGGGGAGGTGCCTCTGGACCAGACTGCGCCTGACGGGCCCTTTGGCGAGTATCCCGGGTACCGGAGCGGTACCATGGCCGAGGGTCTGGCCCTCAGGGTAAAGGCGATCACATACAGGAACGATCCCATCCTGACGATGATAGCCCTGGGCGTGCCCATAGACGACTCGAGCATCGCCGCCTCGCTGACCGCCGGGGTTGCAATGAAGCGCGGGTTGTTGCGCCGAAAGATTCCGATTACCGATGTCTATGTCCCTCCTGATGGGGTAACCCACCTGATCGTGGTGGGGGTGAGAGAGCGTGGTGCCGAGACGGCCAGAAGGATCCTCGAGTACTTCACTGCCCGACGGGTCATGGTGAGCAAGATCATAGTCGTGGAGGAGGATGTGGATCCTTTCAATATGGGACAGGTCCTTCACGCCTTTGCCTCCAAATGCCATCCGGGCAGGGGGATCCATGTCGAGCACTATGAAGGCCGGGCCAATTCCCTCTCACCCTTCTATGGTCCGGCGGAAAGAGCCGTGTTGAAGGGGGCCTCTGTCGCCTTCGACTGCACCTGGCCCGCGGATTGGGACCCGGAGATCATACCGGTGCGGGCCTCCTTTCAGGACATGTACCCCCAGGAAATCAAGGATAGGGTCATCAAGAACTGGAATGATTACGGTTTGAAGGAGAGCCGGGAAGCCTCGGACGCCAAGACCGGTCCCTATTTGGAAAGGAGCCAGCCGTGA